The Cervus elaphus chromosome 21, mCerEla1.1, whole genome shotgun sequence genome window below encodes:
- the NDUFAF6 gene encoding NADH dehydrogenase (ubiquinone) complex I, assembly factor 6 isoform X1, translated as MAASTLGSAWGPLRLGVPGLCCSRPLRGLWARAWRLSEPVASGRSVAAASGLGASGTDRYCLELLRKRDYEGYLCSLLLPAESRSSAFALRAFNVELAQIKDSVSEKTIGLMRMQFWKKTVDDIYGDNPPHQPVAIELWKAVRRHNLTKRWLMKIIDEREKNLDDKAYRNIQELENYAENTQSSLLYLTLEILGVKDLHADHAASHIGKAQGIVTCLRATPYHGSRRRVFLPMDVCVLHGVSQEDFLQKRQDRNVRDVVYDVASQAHLHLKHARSFHRSVPVRAFPAFLQTVALEDYLKKIQQVDFDLFHPSLQRKNTLLPLFLYIQSWRKRY; from the exons ATGGCGGCCTCCACGTTGGGCTCGGCGTGGGGACCTCTGCGGCTAGGCGTCCCCGGCCTGTGTTGCAGCCGACCACTCCGGGGCCTGTGGGCGCGCGCATGGCGGCTTTCGGAGCCCGTGGCGTCCGGGCGGAGCGTGGCCGCGGCTAGTGGACTTGGCGCCTCGGGTACTGACCGCTACTGCTTGGAGCTGCTGCG GAAACGAGATTATGAAGGCTATTTATGTTCGCTGTTACTCCCTGCCGAATCCAGAAGCTCTGCTTTTGCACTGAGAGCCTTCAATGTGGAACTGGCTCAG ATTAAGGACTCTGTCTCTGAGAAAACAATTGGACTGATGCGAATGCAGTTTTGGAAGAAAACTGTGGATGATATATATGGTGACAATCCACCACATCAGCCTGTGGCCATTGAACTATGGAAG gcTGTCAGAAGACATAATCTGACTAAAAGATGGCTTATGAAAATCATTGATGAGAGA gaaaaaaatttggATGACAAAGCATATCGTAATATCCAGGAACTAGAAAATTATGCTGAAAATACACAGAGTTCTCTTCTTTATCTAACACTAGAAATATTgg GCGTAAAGGATCTTCACGCGGACCATGCTGCCAGTCACATCGGAAAAGCACAAGGCATCGTCACTTGCTTGAGAGCCACGCCCTATCACGGTAGCAGAAGAAGGGTGTTCCTTCCCATGGATGTTTGTGTGCTG CATGGTGTTTCACAAGAGGATTTTCTACAGAAGCGTCAAGATAGAAACGTGAGAGATGTGGTATATGATGTTGCCAGCCAGGCACACCTGCACCTAAAGCAC GCTAGGTCCTTCCACAGAAGTGTTCCTGTGAGAGCATTTCCTGCTTTTCTTCAGACT GTTGCTCTGGAGgactatttaaagaaaattcaacAAGTGGATTTTGATCTATTCCACCCATCTTTACAGCGGAAGAATACTTTGCTTccattatttttgtatattcagTCATGGAGAAAAAGATACTAA
- the NDUFAF6 gene encoding NADH dehydrogenase (ubiquinone) complex I, assembly factor 6 isoform X2: MWNWLRLIKDSVSEKTIGLMRMQFWKKTVDDIYGDNPPHQPVAIELWKAVRRHNLTKRWLMKIIDEREKNLDDKAYRNIQELENYAENTQSSLLYLTLEILGVKDLHADHAASHIGKAQGIVTCLRATPYHGSRRRVFLPMDVCVLHGVSQEDFLQKRQDRNVRDVVYDVASQAHLHLKHARSFHRSVPVRAFPAFLQTVALEDYLKKIQQVDFDLFHPSLQRKNTLLPLFLYIQSWRKRY, translated from the exons ATGTGGAACTGGCTCAGGCTG ATTAAGGACTCTGTCTCTGAGAAAACAATTGGACTGATGCGAATGCAGTTTTGGAAGAAAACTGTGGATGATATATATGGTGACAATCCACCACATCAGCCTGTGGCCATTGAACTATGGAAG gcTGTCAGAAGACATAATCTGACTAAAAGATGGCTTATGAAAATCATTGATGAGAGA gaaaaaaatttggATGACAAAGCATATCGTAATATCCAGGAACTAGAAAATTATGCTGAAAATACACAGAGTTCTCTTCTTTATCTAACACTAGAAATATTgg GCGTAAAGGATCTTCACGCGGACCATGCTGCCAGTCACATCGGAAAAGCACAAGGCATCGTCACTTGCTTGAGAGCCACGCCCTATCACGGTAGCAGAAGAAGGGTGTTCCTTCCCATGGATGTTTGTGTGCTG CATGGTGTTTCACAAGAGGATTTTCTACAGAAGCGTCAAGATAGAAACGTGAGAGATGTGGTATATGATGTTGCCAGCCAGGCACACCTGCACCTAAAGCAC GCTAGGTCCTTCCACAGAAGTGTTCCTGTGAGAGCATTTCCTGCTTTTCTTCAGACT GTTGCTCTGGAGgactatttaaagaaaattcaacAAGTGGATTTTGATCTATTCCACCCATCTTTACAGCGGAAGAATACTTTGCTTccattatttttgtatattcagTCATGGAGAAAAAGATACTAA
- the NDUFAF6 gene encoding NADH dehydrogenase (ubiquinone) complex I, assembly factor 6 isoform X3, with protein MRMQFWKKTVDDIYGDNPPHQPVAIELWKAVRRHNLTKRWLMKIIDEREKNLDDKAYRNIQELENYAENTQSSLLYLTLEILGVKDLHADHAASHIGKAQGIVTCLRATPYHGSRRRVFLPMDVCVLHGVSQEDFLQKRQDRNVRDVVYDVASQAHLHLKHARSFHRSVPVRAFPAFLQTVALEDYLKKIQQVDFDLFHPSLQRKNTLLPLFLYIQSWRKRY; from the exons ATGCGAATGCAGTTTTGGAAGAAAACTGTGGATGATATATATGGTGACAATCCACCACATCAGCCTGTGGCCATTGAACTATGGAAG gcTGTCAGAAGACATAATCTGACTAAAAGATGGCTTATGAAAATCATTGATGAGAGA gaaaaaaatttggATGACAAAGCATATCGTAATATCCAGGAACTAGAAAATTATGCTGAAAATACACAGAGTTCTCTTCTTTATCTAACACTAGAAATATTgg GCGTAAAGGATCTTCACGCGGACCATGCTGCCAGTCACATCGGAAAAGCACAAGGCATCGTCACTTGCTTGAGAGCCACGCCCTATCACGGTAGCAGAAGAAGGGTGTTCCTTCCCATGGATGTTTGTGTGCTG CATGGTGTTTCACAAGAGGATTTTCTACAGAAGCGTCAAGATAGAAACGTGAGAGATGTGGTATATGATGTTGCCAGCCAGGCACACCTGCACCTAAAGCAC GCTAGGTCCTTCCACAGAAGTGTTCCTGTGAGAGCATTTCCTGCTTTTCTTCAGACT GTTGCTCTGGAGgactatttaaagaaaattcaacAAGTGGATTTTGATCTATTCCACCCATCTTTACAGCGGAAGAATACTTTGCTTccattatttttgtatattcagTCATGGAGAAAAAGATACTAA